A single Lactuca sativa cultivar Salinas chromosome 8, Lsat_Salinas_v11, whole genome shotgun sequence DNA region contains:
- the LOC111919774 gene encoding LOW QUALITY PROTEIN: F-box/FBD/LRR-repeat protein At5g22700 (The sequence of the model RefSeq protein was modified relative to this genomic sequence to represent the inferred CDS: inserted 1 base in 1 codon; deleted 1 base in 1 codon; substituted 1 base at 1 genomic stop codon) produces the protein MRKRARVGDHRHHHHDLDSNDFISQMPDDILISILSSLPLKEATSTSNLSTRWRYLWCQTDGLDFDANEKLDKIATDPKSLITERPKYINLVNRVTRQHKAPTINLFRISFDLDKRSKGAIDKWVDFAISKRFQKLELDLLENGETLRQPPKNYVFPIKCLNVPKLVYGKETELKFLKSLFLKCVNVSEEVFGKILTNCSGLQQLSIHGSGDLVNVKISGPYLVLKHLEIVFCFGVKSIEIKNVKIESFSYLGPGITMKLNNLPMLQEISIGEGYSGFENNVFGQISCCISHLQILTLDIYSPEENIKSLSFPELPKIKQLILKVGAWDDDSLLQFTSLVKACPNLRRFVMQLIWMSPARRRRKIRHADKHPHQQLEVVEIMGYYGRTSDLELVVXLELVVYFIENAIALQKIMIDPHYQILERNPIGNQQFKKEKSARSCAKKQLNQXTPHVVELVIL, from the exons ATGAGGAAAAGGGCTCGTGTC GGggatcatcgtcatcatcatcatgattTAGATTCGAATGATTTCATCAGCCAAATGCCTGATGATATCCTTATATCTATTCTATCTAGTCTGCCTCTTAAAGAAGCAACAAGCACTAGCAATCTGTCAACAAGATGGAGATACTTATGGTGTCAAACAGATGGTTTGGACTTTGATGCCAATGAGAAGTTAGATAAAATAGCAAcggatccaaaatcactcattacAGAAAGACCCAAATACATCAATTTGGTAAACCGTGTAACCCGACAACACAAGGCCCCCACCATTAATCTCTTCAGAATTTCTTTCGATTTAGATAAAAGATCCAAAGGTGCCATTGATAAATGGGTTGATTTTGCAATATCCAAAAGATTTCAAAAGCTAGAATTGGATTTATTAGAGAATGGTGAAACCCTTCGGCAACCTCCTAAAAACTATGTTTTTCCCATCAAATGTTTGAATGTTCCGAAATTGGTTTATGGTAAAGAAACAGAGTTAAAGTTTCTTAAATCCCTTTTCTTGAAATGTGTTAATGTGAGTGAAGAAGTATTTGGGAAAATTTTAACCAATTGTTCGGGTCTTCAACAACTATCGATTCATGGCTCTGGCGATTTGGTAAATGTGAAAATTAGTGGACCATATCTTGTATTGAAGCACTTGGAAATAGTCTTTTGTTTTGGAGTTAAATCTATTGAGATTAAAAATGTAAAGATCGAGTCTTTCAGCTATTTAGGTCCCGGGATTACTATGAAACTTAATAATCTTCCAATGCTTCAAGAGATTTCAATCGGTGAAGGGTATTCAGGATTTGAAAATAATGTGTTTGGGCAGATATCATGTTGCATTTCTCACCTTCAGATTCTTACATTGGACATTTACAGTCCAGAG GAAAATATAAAGTCTCTTTCTTTCCCTGAACTACCAAAAATTAAGCAATTGATTTTGAAAGTTGGAGCATGGGATGATGATAGTCTTCTTCAGTTTACTTCTTTGGTTAAGGCATGTCCGAATTTGAGGAGATTTGTGATGCAG TTAATATGGATGTCACcagctagaagaagaagaaaaataagGCATGCAGATAAGCATCCACATCAACAGCTTGAGGTGGTGGAAATAATGGGGTATTATGGGCGTACTAGTGATCTTGAACTTGTTGTTTAA CTTGAACTTGTTGTTTATTTCATTGAAAATGCAATTGCACTTCAAAAAATCATGATTGATCCTCATTACCAGATTTTGGAAAGGAACCCAATAGGAAATCAGCAGTTTAAGAAGGAGAAATCTGCTAGATCTTGTGCTAAGAAGCAGCTTAATC TAACACCTCATGTTGTTGAATTGGTAATACtctaa